The Streptomyces sp. NBC_00286 nucleotide sequence GCGCACGCCGCGAGAAGCTCGCGCACCGACACCGCACCAGCCTCCGCAGGAACCCGTACAGGTTCGCGATCCGACGTCGACATGGCCGCCTCCTGGGGCTCCCGGAGCAGACGTAGTTAGGTAACCCTAACCAGCACCGGTTCCCATATGAACACGCCGAACCCACCCCACGCAACCTCTTGCCGACGCCATGTCGGAACGTAACGAAACCCGGCCCTCAAGCCCTGCCCTCAAGCCCCGTTGTCAGGCCGACAGCACGCTCAGATCCGCGGTCGCCCACCGTTCCCCCACCCCGCGGAGCGTCACGTGCCGGACCTCGTCCGTCGTGTCCCCGACCGCCCGGTGGATGAACACATGCAGCCGCTCCTCGGTCAGCTCCTCGACCTTCCCCTCGCCCCACTCCACGACGATCACCGAATCGGTCAGCGAGACATCGAGGTCGAGGTCCTCCATCTCGTCGAGCCCGCCGCTCAGGCGGTACGCGTCGGCGTGCACGAGCGGCGGCCCGTCGCCGAGGGAGGGGTGGACGCGCGCGATCACAAAGGTGGGGGACGTGACCGCACCTCGTACGCCGAGCCCTTCGCCGAGCCCACGGGTCAAC carries:
- the tsaE gene encoding tRNA (adenosine(37)-N6)-threonylcarbamoyltransferase complex ATPase subunit type 1 TsaE, with protein sequence MEAPAAPHSPADHPMPYVTTELTVNSPEQMQELGRHLAKLLRAGDLVMLTGELGAGKTTLTRGLGEGLGVRGAVTSPTFVIARVHPSLGDGPPLVHADAYRLSGGLDEMEDLDLDVSLTDSVIVVEWGEGKVEELTEERLHVFIHRAVGDTTDEVRHVTLRGVGERWATADLSVLSA